In Magnetococcales bacterium, the genomic window GCCCCTTCGGAGCGGCCCATCCTGGAAGAGGTGCTCCACGGCCACCGGGAGATGATGGCGTTGCGTTTGGAGCGAGAAAGCCTGCATGAACAACTGGAGAGCCTCCCCGCCGACAGCGACCACCATACCGCCCTCACCCAACGCTGGGGAGAGGTGGATCATCGTCTGGAGGAGCTGGACTCCTTTTCCGCCGAAGGGCGCGCCGGGGCGATTCTCATGGGCTTGGGTTTTACCCGGGCGGAGCTTGATCGGCCTCTGAGCGCCTTTTCAGGAGGGTGGCGGATGCGGGTGGCGTTGGCCGGGCTGCTTTTTTTTGGTCCGGAGTTGCTGCTGCTGGATGAACCGACCAACCATCTGGATCTGGAATCGGTGGCCTGGCTGGAGGGCCATCTTTCCCGACTTCCCGGCACGGTGGTGATCATCTCCCATCAACGGGCTTTTTTGAATCGGGTCACCCGCATCACGGTGGAGTTGGAAGAGGGTGTTCTGACCCGCTATGCCGCCCCGTTTGATCGTTTTTTGGAGCTGAAGGCGGCAGCCATTGAGCTGACTGAAAAAAATGCCGACAAGCAGGCCCGCAAAATCGCCGAGCTGGATCGCTTCATCCGCCGTTTTCGGGCCAAGGCCACCAAAGCCCGTCAGGTGCAAAGCCGCGTCAAGGCTCGGGAGCGCATCGAACCCATAGAGCGCCACCGCTCCCCGAAGCAGGCCCCCAAAATCCGCTTGCCCAAGCCCAACCCCTGTGCCCGGGAGACTTTGACCGCTCACGATCTGGCAAAATCATTCAACGGGGCTCTCGTGTTCAAAAACGCCTCTGTCGAGATGCAACGGGGGGATAAGGTGGGGCTGTTGGGGCCTAATGGTGCGGGAAAATCGACCTTACTGAAGCTCCTGGCCAGCGCACTGACCCCGGATACCGGCACCATCACCCTGGGTGACCGGGTGAAGAGCGCCCTTTTTACCCAGCACGCCATGGATAGCTTGAATCTCAACCACACGGTGCTTGCTTCAGCCACCGAGACTGCCCGCCCCAACACCAAGGAAACCGATATTCGCACGCTGCTGGGGGGGTTTCTCTTTTCCGGGGATGCGGTTTTCAAGGAGATCCCGGTGCTTTCCGGGGGAGAAAAGGCGCGGTTGGCTTTGGCGCGGCTGTTTTTGACCGGGGCCAATCTGCTCCTGTTGGATGAGCCCACCAACCATCTGGATATGGAAGCCAGGACGGCTCTTGAAGAGGCTTTGGAAGAGTATGGCGGAACGCTGGTGTTGGTTTCCCATGACCGGGATTTACTGGAAGCGGCCTGCACCCGTTATCTGGTGGTTTCGGGGGGGCGGGTGGAAGCTTTGGATGGTTCGTTGGATGACTATCTGGAGCGGGTGACCAGCCAAAGGGGCACGGTGGGATCAGCCCGCAGCGATGGCTCGGATGTCTCCAAGCCGGACACGGGTAGCCGGGCCAAAGCCAAGGAGAACAAACGCCTCGCCGCCCAAATCCGTAACAAGCTCCACCAGGAGACCAAACGCTTGCGGCAAAAGGCGGATAAGATGGAAGGTCGCATCCAGGAGTTGGAAGAAAAAAAAGAGAACATCGACACCCGCCTCACCGACCCGGGCCTCTATGAGGAGTCCCAAAAGTCGCACCTGACGGAGCTTCTCGATCAAAACCGAATCGTCGCCCAGGAGTTGGAGCAAACCATGAACGATTGGGAAGGGGCTTCCATGGAGATCGAAGAAAAAGAGGAAGCTGCCCGGAAGGCGCTGGAAGGGTTGGAGGGGTGAATCCGCGGTTATCAGGAGGTGGATTTCACAGCTGGATAGATCGAAAGTTCCCGACGGTGACGCCCAGCCAGCCAGAGGAGGGTTTTTTCAAAATGTTGGAAGGAGCGGGAGTTGGATCGCAACCGCTCCCAATCCAATCCGGCCAATAATCGAGTCTGATCCCGGGTTGGTTTGTAGCGCTTACTGGACCCCATCAAACCACTCAACTGCTCCTTGGCTCCCCGGATCTCCTCCATATCCTTTTCGACATCAAACGATTCCAATTGCCAACGATAATCCGGGAATTGCTCGGCAAGAGTCGGCAGGGAAAAAAGAAACAGGGTTTCAAACTCCCGGTGGAAAAAAACGATCCCGACCGGTTTTTCTTCTGGCCGGTGCATCCGCTGGATACGCTGAGAAAACGCCCGGACCACCTCCAAAGGGCAGGCGTCGTCACAATCCACCACCAGCAACACCGAATCTCCATCCCGCCTGGTACAGGCATAGTGAACAAATTTTTCCAGCTCCCCTTCCCGCTCCAGCTTGGGGATATCCCCTACCTTGATGGGATTTCTGGCCGGATGGATCCCTTTGATACCAAGCTGGTTCAAGGTGAGAGGAATGAGCTTACCCACCGCCTCCTTATCCCCCTCCCCCTCCACCAGGAGCACCGGCTTGTGGAAGGGCCTGCTCATTCGCTGTAGAGCCCTTCCCGGCTCATCAACTCCCCAAGTGAAAACAACCGGTTCCGAACCGCATCCACCTGGGCTTGATTGATGGGACCAACCTTCGTCACCCCATCCACCATCTCCACGGCATGAATATGCTCTGGATCAAAATGATCCACCAGATCCGGGCTGTGGGTGGTGACGATAATCTGGGTCTGGTCGCTCACCTCTTTGATGGCATCGGCAATTACCGCCAACACGCCTGGATGAACGGTTTGCTCCGGCTCTTCCAGGGCTATCGTTCCAGTTTTCTCCGGCTGATAAAGAGCGGTCAGCAGCCCCAATACCCGAAGTGTGCCATCCGAGAGTTGAGAAACCTGGAAATCATGCCCCTTGCCATCACTCTCCCTAACTCGGAAAACGGGTACCATCATCCCACCAAGACTCTGAATCCGAATAGCCTCCAAGCTGGGCATGATACGTTGTAGAGCAGATATGATCTCCTGCTTCGCTTCCTTCCCACTATCCAGCTTGGGCATCATTTTGAAGATGGAAGTCAAATTGCTTCCATCGGAGTTCAACTGCTTGTCATTGGAAGGGTTTTGAGGTGCTCGGAGGGTATTTGGGAAAATTGAATAAGTATCACAACGAACCAAACTACCATGAAGCGCAGAAAATGGACCAACATGCAAATTGAAAAACAAATCGCTCTTATCTCTAAGAATGTATCTATCCGTTATTTCGCTATTGGAAGACTTTATTGTTCCTTTTTTATCACGAAAAAATTCAACAAAACCATCACAAGGAAATTCATAATCAAGCTCAAATCCCACAGATTGTGCCAATAAAAAACCTTCTTCTTTGATAACCGAGTAATCACCTTTAAAGGATCCTAGAGAAAATTTAAGCCCACCTTGAAGAAAATCATTTTTAACATGCACTTCAAAGGAAACTTGCTTCGCCCCCCGGGGAGTCCACTGCCGAATAGTATCAATCCCATGCCGATCTGAAACAGCCCGATCCAGCCCAAAACGCAGCGCATCCCGAACAAATTTCAGGGCGTCCACCACGTTGCTTTTGCCGGAGCCGTTGGGGCCCACCAAAATATTGATGGGTCCGAGTTTCAGATCCAGATGCTCAATGCTTTTATAGTGTTTGATGATGAGGCGGGTAATCATGAAAATCCGCTCCTGACAGCAAGATGAAACAGGACATGGGGAAACATTGCCCCAAAATCAGGAGGGTTGGCAAGCTGAGAAGATAACTTTATCCGTACCGAAGAGAAAAACCGCTAATCCAACAACTCCAACACCATCTGCGGTTGCAGGTTGGCTTGGGCCAATATCGCTACCCCCGCTTGTTGCAAGATCGCATTGCGCGCCAGCCCCGTAGTCTCCTCGGCGATGTCGGCGTCGATGATTCGGGAGCGGGCCATGTCGGTGTTGTCGGAAATGTTTTCCAGGTTGGATATAATCGACTCAAAGCGGTTTTGCGCCGCACCCAACGTCGCCCGGATCGAAGTCACCGAATCCAAAGCGTTATCCACCAAGCCAATCGCCGTGGAAGCCGAACCCGTGGTGGAAACGTTGACCTTTTCACCACCCGTGGAAAAACCCAAAGCACTCGCACCCGCATCATCAATGGAGATGGTGATGGTCTGACCCGCGTTCGCCCCCACATGGAAGGTCTTTCCGGTAAAAGTGCCGCTGAGGAGTACCGTGTCGTTAAACTCGGTATATTCGGCAATCCGGTCGATCTCCGAAACCAAGTCCGCCACCTGAACCTGCAAATCATAGCGGTCGTTGTCGGTGAGGGTCGAAGTGCTCGCCTGCACCGCCATATCGCGGATATCCTGAAGGGCGGCAGTGGTCTCTTCCAAGGCGTCGTCGGCAATCTGAGCCAGAGAAAGCCCATCATTGGCGTTGGCGACCGCTTGGTTCAAGCCACGAATCTGTGCTGTCAGGCGGGTGCTGACCGAAAGTTCGGCAGCTCCATCCTTGGCGCCGTTGATTCTGAGACCGGAAGAAAGGCGTTCGAAATTAACGTTGAGGGCGCTGGTAGACGAGCGCAGATAGCGCTGCACCAGCAACGATGCAGAGTTGCTGTTGATCGAGAGAGCCATGTCAAAGTCTCCAACTTATACGTCAGGGAGTGGGTTGCCCCATACCTCGTCAGGATGACGGGGGAGCGTGTGCCTTTTCGGCTTTATACTCCTCTGATCATCCCAATTTAGTGGACACAAAGCCCACTGTCAAGCAGCTGTAGAGGTTCGCACTCCACCTCTTCATATTCTCTTCGGCTGGTCAGCGCGTTTGGTTGAATGAAAAATTTGGGCAGGGTGAAAAAAAATGACAAGGAAGGATGAAGGGTGTGGTCACCTTGGCAGCTTGTAAATTGAAAAAGGGAAAATCACAAAGATAAAAAAGGAAAAATCAAAAGATAAAATCAAAAGATAAAATCAAAAGAAAAACCGTGGGGGCTCGCCCCCACACCCCCAGGGGGTTGTAAAGCAAAATCAAAAGATAAAATCAAAAAATTGAAAACAAAATCAAAGGATTGAAAGCAAAATCAAGATCAAAGGAAAAACCTTGGAGGGAAAGAATTCCCCCCAATCCCCCCATCTTTTTTTTTAATAGTTTAAATTCAAAAGACTAAAAAAAACATCACCCTTCAGCCTCCTTCAATGCACTCTCCACATCATCACGGTAAAAAAGATACGCCGCCAACCCCGGCAACGACGCCAACACCACACTAATCCGATAAACGAAAAAAATAGTGCCATACGCCGCACCACTCACAACCGGCTCCACCCAACGACATACCTGATCAAATGCCGCCTCCCCAACCCCAATCCCACCCGGACTCACAGGCAACACATTCGCCAACCACGTCCAAGGCGTAACAAACGCATACCCCAAAGGCGAAACCCCATCAATCCCCACCAAAATCGCCAACACCACCAAACTCAAAATCCCCAAAATCTGCATCAATAACGACACCCCAAACACCCCAACCAAACGCCAACCACCCCGCCGATATAAAACAATCGCCTCCTCCACACGACGCAAAATCCCCACCCGACCAAATAATTCCCGAAGCCTCTCACTCCGACGCCACACCAAATGAATCACCACCACCCCCAACGGCGCGCCAACCACCAACACCACCGCCACCAAACCCAATAACTGCAACGGACGATTGGCCAACACCTCCCCAGGGTTCAAAACCATCACAACAACACACAAAACAAACAACGTATAAAGCCCAACCAAACGATCCACAAAAATGGAAATCACCGCCGCCGAACGCCTATCCGGTGCCGCCCGCACCCCATAAGCAATCCGCAAAGCATCCCCCCCCACCCCACCACCCGG contains:
- a CDS encoding flippase-like domain-containing protein, encoding MDKPEVPSDPQENFSAGGKRARAGFWFGLKLAVAVGIVTWLVQRGKLDPGMLLATGIHPWLFAGVVVFNLGVIVVAAYRWRLLLECQGICLPFFKTIQITFIGLFFNSFLPGGGVGGDALRIAYGVRAAPDRRSAAVISIFVDRLVGLYTLFVLCVVVMVLNPGEVLANRPLQLLGLVAVVLVVGAPLGVVVIHLVWRRSERLRELFGRVGILRRVEEAIVLYRRGGWRLVGVFGVSLLMQILGILSLVVLAILVGIDGVSPLGYAFVTPWTWLANVLPVSPGGIGVGEAAFDQVCRWVEPVVSGAAYGTIFFVYRISVVLASLPGLAAYLFYRDDVESALKEAEG
- a CDS encoding ABC-F family ATP-binding cassette domain-containing protein, translating into MIHIENLHKNYGHQTILEGASLVVHPGEKVGLVGRNGTGKSTLFRLIEGLEEMDEGEIRLQGRLQMGSLRQELAPSERPILEEVLHGHREMMALRLERESLHEQLESLPADSDHHTALTQRWGEVDHRLEELDSFSAEGRAGAILMGLGFTRAELDRPLSAFSGGWRMRVALAGLLFFGPELLLLDEPTNHLDLESVAWLEGHLSRLPGTVVIISHQRAFLNRVTRITVELEEGVLTRYAAPFDRFLELKAAAIELTEKNADKQARKIAELDRFIRRFRAKATKARQVQSRVKARERIEPIERHRSPKQAPKIRLPKPNPCARETLTAHDLAKSFNGALVFKNASVEMQRGDKVGLLGPNGAGKSTLLKLLASALTPDTGTITLGDRVKSALFTQHAMDSLNLNHTVLASATETARPNTKETDIRTLLGGFLFSGDAVFKEIPVLSGGEKARLALARLFLTGANLLLLDEPTNHLDMEARTALEEALEEYGGTLVLVSHDRDLLEAACTRYLVVSGGRVEALDGSLDDYLERVTSQRGTVGSARSDGSDVSKPDTGSRAKAKENKRLAAQIRNKLHQETKRLRQKADKMEGRIQELEEKKENIDTRLTDPGLYEESQKSHLTELLDQNRIVAQELEQTMNDWEGASMEIEEKEEAARKALEGLEG
- a CDS encoding flagellin FliC produces the protein MALSINSNSASLLVQRYLRSSTSALNVNFERLSSGLRINGAKDGAAELSVSTRLTAQIRGLNQAVANANDGLSLAQIADDALEETTAALQDIRDMAVQASTSTLTDNDRYDLQVQVADLVSEIDRIAEYTEFNDTVLLSGTFTGKTFHVGANAGQTITISIDDAGASALGFSTGGEKVNVSTTGSASTAIGLVDNALDSVTSIRATLGAAQNRFESIISNLENISDNTDMARSRIIDADIAEETTGLARNAILQQAGVAILAQANLQPQMVLELLD
- a CDS encoding AAA family ATPase, translating into MITRLIIKHYKSIEHLDLKLGPINILVGPNGSGKSNVVDALKFVRDALRFGLDRAVSDRHGIDTIRQWTPRGAKQVSFEVHVKNDFLQGGLKFSLGSFKGDYSVIKEEGFLLAQSVGFELDYEFPCDGFVEFFRDKKGTIKSSNSEITDRYILRDKSDLFFNLHVGPFSALHGSLVRCDTYSIFPNTLRAPQNPSNDKQLNSDGSNLTSIFKMMPKLDSGKEAKQEIISALQRIMPSLEAIRIQSLGGMMVPVFRVRESDGKGHDFQVSQLSDGTLRVLGLLTALYQPEKTGTIALEEPEQTVHPGVLAVIADAIKEVSDQTQIIVTTHSPDLVDHFDPEHIHAVEMVDGVTKVGPINQAQVDAVRNRLFSLGELMSREGLYSE
- a CDS encoding DUF4276 family protein, with product MSRPFHKPVLLVEGEGDKEAVGKLIPLTLNQLGIKGIHPARNPIKVGDIPKLEREGELEKFVHYACTRRDGDSVLLVVDCDDACPLEVVRAFSQRIQRMHRPEEKPVGIVFFHREFETLFLFSLPTLAEQFPDYRWQLESFDVEKDMEEIRGAKEQLSGLMGSSKRYKPTRDQTRLLAGLDWERLRSNSRSFQHFEKTLLWLAGRHRRELSIYPAVKSTS